In a genomic window of Tissierella sp. Yu-01:
- the glp gene encoding gephyrin-like molybdotransferase Glp, with translation MDFFNVVTIDEANEIIKKNFFNYNFEFETVDLLNSTDRILADDIISEIDVPEFNRSTVDGYSIIVEDSHGATASIPSILTVMGEVRMGENPKSDIISGQAIYTPTGGMLPSNATGVIMIENTELMDDETLLLYKPISKGENIIFKGDDIRKGDIALKRGMKLSPEAIGVLASLGISKVNVYKKPRFYIISTGDEIIDIDEELSLGKVRDINTYALYSLIEKLGCEVVGKNIVKDDYDLLRSEVDKGLELADVVLLSGGSSVGTRDYTDKVIASFGGKGVLVHGLAIKPGKPTIVGEGNGKLIMGLPGHPVSSIVVFKAIVEEYIRGKLGNNEILPQVKAITEYNFPSSPGKTTYHMVRLRQDGDKYYATPTFGKSGMISLLSESQGYIVIKEHEEGIYKGEERIVYLL, from the coding sequence ATGGATTTTTTTAATGTAGTAACCATAGATGAAGCAAATGAAATAATAAAGAAAAACTTTTTTAATTATAATTTTGAATTTGAAACAGTGGATTTATTAAATTCGACAGATAGAATTTTAGCTGATGATATTATATCTGAAATAGATGTGCCTGAATTCAACCGTTCTACTGTAGACGGTTATAGTATTATAGTGGAGGATAGTCATGGGGCAACAGCTTCTATCCCAAGTATATTGACGGTAATGGGTGAGGTTAGAATGGGTGAAAATCCTAAATCTGATATAATCAGTGGTCAGGCAATTTATACTCCAACAGGGGGGATGCTTCCGTCTAATGCAACTGGAGTTATTATGATTGAAAATACAGAGTTAATGGATGATGAAACTCTTTTATTATATAAGCCAATCTCTAAAGGAGAAAATATTATATTCAAGGGAGATGATATTAGAAAAGGAGACATTGCTCTTAAAAGGGGTATGAAACTTAGTCCTGAGGCAATTGGTGTTTTAGCAAGCCTTGGAATATCCAAGGTAAATGTTTATAAAAAACCTAGATTTTATATAATCTCTACTGGAGATGAAATAATAGATATAGATGAAGAATTAAGCCTTGGAAAAGTAAGGGATATAAATACCTATGCCTTATATTCATTAATAGAAAAACTAGGCTGTGAAGTTGTTGGGAAGAATATAGTAAAGGATGATTATGATCTTTTAAGGTCAGAGGTAGATAAGGGATTAGAACTAGCGGATGTAGTACTGCTTTCAGGAGGCAGCTCAGTAGGTACAAGGGACTATACTGATAAGGTCATAGCTTCCTTCGGAGGAAAAGGAGTATTAGTCCATGGATTGGCTATTAAACCAGGAAAGCCTACCATTGTAGGAGAAGGTAATGGTAAGCTTATCATGGGATTACCAGGACATCCTGTATCCTCAATAGTAGTCTTTAAGGCTATAGTTGAAGAATATATAAGAGGAAAGTTAGGAAATAATGAAATATTGCCACAGGTAAAAGCTATAACTGAATACAATTTTCCATCTTCTCCAGGAAAGACAACTTATCATATGGTACGACTAAGGCAAGATGGAGATAAATATTATGCTACTCCAACCTTTGGAAAGTCAGGAATGATATCATTGTTATCAGAATCGCAAGGATATATCGTGATTAAGGAACACGAGGAAGGGATATATAAGGGAGAAGAAAGGATTGTTTATTTATTATAG
- a CDS encoding ATP-binding cassette domain-containing protein: MELNIENLHKKYGDKAILDIPLLTVEEGKITGITGPNGSGKSTLLNTISGIDRDFHGKVSYNGEPLNKDVARNMTYVFQKPYLFRRKVYDNIAYPLKLRKIHKDKIKELVDEVIKRLEIADLIDKRGHQLSGGESQKVALARALVFRPKLLLLDEPTSNIDPESIKVLEREIVRFNEETKGTVLIVTHNLDQAQRICNDIIYLNFGRVSD; the protein is encoded by the coding sequence ATGGAGCTTAATATAGAGAATTTACATAAAAAATATGGAGATAAGGCTATTCTAGATATTCCTTTGTTAACGGTAGAAGAAGGTAAAATAACAGGTATTACAGGACCTAATGGTTCAGGTAAAAGTACTCTTTTAAATACAATTAGTGGAATAGATAGGGATTTTCATGGAAAAGTAAGCTATAATGGTGAACCTCTTAACAAGGATGTTGCTAGGAATATGACCTATGTATTTCAAAAGCCATACCTATTTAGAAGAAAGGTTTATGATAATATTGCTTATCCATTGAAATTAAGAAAGATACATAAGGATAAAATAAAAGAATTAGTAGACGAGGTTATAAAAAGATTAGAAATAGCAGATTTAATTGACAAAAGAGGACACCAATTATCTGGAGGAGAAAGTCAAAAGGTAGCCTTGGCAAGAGCTTTAGTATTTAGACCAAAATTGTTGCTTTTAGATGAACCAACATCAAATATAGATCCTGAGTCAATAAAGGTATTGGAAAGAGAAATTGTTAGATTTAATGAAGAAACAAAAGGTACTGTACTTATTGTAACCCATAATCTAGACCAAGCTCAAAGAATTTGCAATGATATAATTTACCTTAACTTTGGAAGGGTGAGTGACTAA
- a CDS encoding ABC transporter permease → MDYILQGFSEALKLLISFDSEVFKIIILSLFVSTTAAILASFVFIPVGIYFGLKNFKGKRMVSRIIYTSMSVPSVIVGLVVAILLSRRGPLGYLDLMYTPKAMIIAQTLLVIPLILGLTYNLAKNRGAIIDKVAFTLGGSKIDSIILIIRELKVDILVNIATAFSRAISEVGAVMIVGGNIKGHTRVITTTISMMNSMGDYPMAIALGIILIIISFGINSFIYSYSQED, encoded by the coding sequence ATGGACTACATATTACAAGGATTTTCAGAAGCATTAAAATTATTAATAAGTTTTGATTCAGAGGTTTTTAAGATTATTATATTGTCCCTCTTTGTGTCAACAACAGCTGCTATTCTTGCTTCTTTTGTATTTATTCCTGTCGGGATTTATTTTGGGTTAAAGAATTTTAAAGGGAAAAGAATGGTCTCCAGGATAATATATACATCCATGAGTGTCCCTTCAGTTATAGTTGGGCTTGTTGTTGCAATACTATTGTCTAGAAGAGGTCCTTTAGGATATTTAGATTTAATGTATACACCTAAGGCTATGATAATTGCTCAGACACTATTGGTAATACCTCTTATACTTGGACTAACATATAATCTAGCAAAGAATAGAGGCGCAATAATTGATAAAGTAGCATTTACACTAGGAGGAAGTAAAATTGATTCAATAATTTTGATAATTAGGGAATTGAAAGTAGATATATTGGTGAATATAGCTACAGCTTTTTCAAGGGCAATCTCTGAGGTTGGAGCAGTTATGATAGTCGGTGGAAATATAAAGGGACACACTAGAGTAATTACAACTACAATATCAATGATGAATTCAATGGGAGACTATCCCATGGCTATTGCCCTGGGTATAATACTTATTATCATATCATTTGGAATAAATAGCTTTATATATTCCTATAGTCAGGAGGATTAG
- a CDS encoding substrate-binding domain-containing protein → MKKVLLSVLSLLLILSMLVGCSQTPEGPAEEPAEAPVTEAPAEEPSAQPEEKGSIILSTTTSTQDSGLLDFLLPLFTEDTGIEVKTVAVGTGKALQMGRDGEADILLVHAKSDELIFVEEGHGTERHDVMYNDYILVGPNDDVLELKTQFPNDIVEGLKAISAHGATFVSRGDDSGTHKKELSIWKVAEIEPAGEWYLSAGAGMGDVLRIASEKQGYTISDRATYLAQRDNLDLEIVIEGDDNLFNQYGIIPVNPDKNDNINNEGAMEFMNWMISEKGQTLIEEFGVEEYGQPLFIPNAE, encoded by the coding sequence ATGAAAAAAGTATTACTATCAGTATTAAGTCTCTTGTTAATCTTATCAATGTTAGTTGGATGTTCACAAACTCCAGAGGGGCCAGCAGAAGAACCTGCTGAAGCACCAGTGACCGAGGCTCCAGCTGAAGAACCATCAGCGCAACCAGAAGAAAAGGGAAGTATTATACTTTCAACAACTACAAGTACTCAAGACTCAGGTCTATTGGACTTCTTACTTCCATTATTCACAGAGGATACTGGAATAGAGGTGAAAACCGTTGCAGTAGGAACTGGAAAGGCATTACAAATGGGTAGAGATGGAGAAGCTGATATTCTTTTAGTACATGCAAAGTCTGATGAACTTATATTTGTGGAAGAAGGTCATGGAACTGAAAGACATGATGTAATGTATAATGACTATATTTTAGTTGGTCCTAATGACGATGTATTGGAATTAAAGACTCAATTCCCAAATGATATAGTAGAAGGACTTAAGGCTATATCAGCTCATGGTGCAACTTTTGTATCTCGTGGAGACGATTCTGGAACACATAAAAAGGAACTATCAATATGGAAAGTAGCAGAAATTGAACCAGCTGGCGAATGGTATTTATCAGCAGGAGCAGGTATGGGTGATGTTCTAAGAATTGCCAGTGAAAAGCAAGGTTATACCATTTCTGATAGAGCTACATATCTAGCACAAAGAGATAATCTTGACTTAGAAATAGTAATTGAAGGTGATGACAATCTATTCAATCAATATGGTATCATCCCTGTTAATCCAGATAAAAATGACAATATAAACAATGAGGGTGCAATGGAATTCATGAACTGGATGATTTCAGAAAAAGGACAAACATTAATAGAAGAATTCGGCGTAGAGGAATACGGACAACCATTGTTTATACCAAATGCTGAATAA
- the fdhD gene encoding formate dehydrogenase accessory sulfurtransferase FdhD yields MEIIKKYNIMKIKGDISEQVEDQVINEYPFTIFIDDEELITLLCTPKSLKELAIGFLYSESYIDSIESIDRIHLDEEKGRVYVYLKYRKTLNEKLVGKRTITSGCGKGTVFYNVLDSFKSKKIEKSLPLDIDNVIQLTKEFNHKSELFLNTGGVHSCALCHRNEILYFEEDIGRHNALDKILGRAFIEDLDLSDKLVITSGRISSEMLIKTAKRGIPAIISRSAPTSLAIDMARELNILLIGFARGEKMNIYTSFPSLNF; encoded by the coding sequence GTGGAAATAATTAAGAAATATAATATAATGAAAATTAAAGGGGATATTTCAGAACAGGTTGAAGACCAAGTAATAAATGAATATCCCTTTACCATTTTTATAGATGATGAAGAACTAATAACCCTTCTATGTACTCCAAAATCACTTAAGGAACTAGCTATAGGATTTCTTTATTCGGAGAGTTATATTGATTCCATTGAATCAATAGATAGAATTCATTTAGATGAGGAAAAAGGAAGGGTATATGTATACCTGAAATACCGTAAAACCTTAAATGAAAAATTAGTAGGTAAGAGAACCATAACTTCAGGTTGTGGAAAGGGTACAGTATTCTATAATGTATTGGACTCCTTTAAATCTAAGAAAATTGAGAAATCGTTACCACTAGATATAGATAATGTGATACAATTAACTAAAGAGTTCAATCATAAATCCGAATTGTTTCTAAACACTGGCGGAGTACATAGTTGTGCTCTTTGTCATAGAAATGAGATTTTATATTTTGAAGAAGATATTGGAAGACATAATGCATTAGATAAAATATTAGGAAGGGCATTTATTGAAGACTTAGATTTATCAGATAAATTAGTAATTACAAGTGGTAGAATTTCCTCAGAAATGCTGATAAAGACAGCTAAACGAGGAATACCAGCAATAATATCACGTTCGGCTCCTACTAGTCTGGCTATAGATATGGCCAGGGAGTTAAATATATTATTGATAGGATTTGCAAGAGGTGAAAAAATGAATATCTACACAAGTTTTCCGAGCTTAAACTTCTAA
- a CDS encoding molybdenum cofactor guanylyltransferase, translated as MKKFGTAIILAGGKSSRMGFDKQLLKIDERRLMDSLIHKLNKEFDDIIIVTNRPELYIGLSHKITKDILKNKGPLGGIHAGLKLSSSKYAFVVACDMPNINMEYIRHMKERIADSNSYGCVTEFGEWIEPFSSYYSVSLITHIEEYLKLNRRSINGMLSGLNITYIPENEARSFSSNWDMFLNLNTREDLNNYLSTVGWSR; from the coding sequence ATGAAAAAATTTGGTACAGCAATAATATTGGCAGGCGGAAAAAGCAGTAGAATGGGCTTCGATAAACAGTTATTAAAGATAGATGAGAGAAGACTAATGGATAGTCTAATTCATAAACTTAATAAAGAATTTGATGATATTATAATTGTTACTAATAGACCTGAGTTATATATTGGACTTTCACATAAAATAACTAAGGACATTCTAAAGAATAAAGGGCCTCTTGGAGGAATACATGCAGGATTGAAGTTATCTTCCAGTAAATATGCCTTTGTAGTAGCTTGTGATATGCCAAATATAAATATGGAATATATAAGACATATGAAAGAAAGAATAGCTGATTCGAATTCTTATGGTTGTGTTACGGAATTTGGAGAATGGATAGAGCCATTTAGCAGCTATTATTCAGTGAGTTTAATTACTCATATAGAAGAATATTTGAAGCTTAATAGAAGGTCAATAAATGGAATGTTAAGTGGATTGAATATTACCTATATTCCAGAAAATGAAGCTAGAAGTTTTAGTTCAAATTGGGATATGTTTTTGAATCTGAATACACGAGAAGATTTAAATAACTATCTTAGTACTGTTGGATGGAGTAGATAA
- a CDS encoding MogA/MoaB family molybdenum cofactor biosynthesis protein → MFTVGIITSSDKGSKGEREDLSGKVINDIVTNKGYKVLRQIIVPDEEEALIKEMVYMSDELKVDLILTTGGTGFSKRDVTPEASMKVFTRLANGIAEAIRYNSLSITPRAMLSRAVSGIRNDTLIVNMPGSPKAVKESLDYVLDSIHHGLEILTGKANECAR, encoded by the coding sequence ATGTTTACAGTAGGAATAATCACATCTAGTGATAAAGGATCAAAGGGTGAACGAGAAGATTTATCAGGAAAAGTTATAAATGATATTGTAACTAATAAAGGATATAAGGTATTAAGACAAATTATAGTTCCTGATGAAGAAGAAGCACTAATAAAAGAAATGGTATATATGTCTGATGAGCTAAAAGTGGATTTAATACTCACTACAGGAGGAACAGGCTTTAGTAAAAGAGATGTGACTCCAGAGGCAAGTATGAAGGTATTTACGAGGTTAGCCAATGGTATTGCAGAGGCTATAAGATATAATAGTCTTAGTATTACACCTAGGGCTATGTTGTCTAGGGCAGTTTCCGGAATTAGAAATGATACCCTTATAGTAAATATGCCTGGTAGTCCAAAGGCTGTTAAGGAATCATTAGATTATGTGTTGGATAGTATTCATCATGGTCTAGAGATACTTACAGGTAAGGCTAATGAGTGTGCTAGATAG
- the fdhF gene encoding formate dehydrogenase subunit alpha gives MNITINGIQYEVGKNTTILQACRKAGIDIPTLCHDDRLEPSSSCRLCLVEIEDSKKLMTSCSTMVKDNMVVQTHSEKVMEARRDVLDLLVGNHPLECLSCDKSGKCKLQDYCYEYGITESSYVGAKRTPKIDTSNPFYDYDASKCILCGLCVRVCDELQGTSAIGLENRGFDAVVTTPFNEGLINSKCVSCGNCVSVCPVGALTPKKQNYRHWETKSVKTTCSYCGVGCQMDLIVKGNKVVGVEPSEEGPNDGLLCVKGKFAYKFINHPDRLKTPLIKRNGKFEEATWDEAYRYIRRKVNETKEESGPEAFAGLTSARCTNEENYLFQKLFRAVIGTNNVDHCARLUHSSTVAGLATTLGSGAMTNSIGEIINTDAMFVIGSNTTENHPVIGTKMKQAIKRGAKLIVADPRRIELADYADVYLQIKPGTNIALLNGMMNVILEKGLYDETFIEERCENFEELVNVIKEYTPERAAKICGVEAEDIIKAATIYGEAEKAGIYYTMGITQHTTGTNGVMSVSNLALLCGNVGKESAGVNPLRGQNNVQGACDMGGLPGDLPGYQKVFKPEVIEKFEKAWNSKLSSKVGLTIPEIMDGAADGSIKFLYIMGENPMVSDPDINHVKHALESVNFLVVQDIFMTETAEFADVILPAASFAEKDGTFSNTERRVQRVRKAIEPVGDAKPDWKIIMDLMNYLGYEKKYLHPSEVMDEIASLTPSYGGISYDRIEKEGIQWPCLDKEHPGTKYLHKAAIARGKGLFMAAEYVESAEMPDREYPYVFTTGRILYHYHTRTMTGKVEGINQLAPSSYVEINEETANRLGISDGDRVKLTSRRGEIETAAKITEIIDDGVLFMPFHFSDGAANYLTNPARDPIAKISELKVAAVKIEKIGNR, from the coding sequence ATGAACATAACAATTAATGGTATTCAGTATGAGGTAGGAAAGAATACTACTATATTACAGGCATGTAGAAAAGCTGGTATAGATATACCTACACTATGCCATGATGATAGATTAGAACCATCTTCATCCTGTAGACTTTGTCTAGTTGAAATAGAAGATTCCAAGAAATTGATGACATCCTGTAGCACAATGGTAAAGGATAATATGGTAGTGCAGACACATAGCGAAAAGGTAATGGAAGCTAGAAGGGATGTTTTGGACTTATTAGTTGGGAACCATCCATTGGAATGTTTAAGCTGTGATAAATCAGGTAAGTGTAAATTACAAGACTATTGTTATGAATATGGAATAACGGAAAGCAGCTATGTAGGAGCTAAGAGAACACCAAAGATAGACACATCCAATCCTTTCTATGATTATGATGCTAGTAAGTGTATACTTTGTGGTTTATGTGTTAGAGTATGTGATGAACTACAGGGAACATCTGCCATAGGCTTAGAGAATAGAGGTTTTGATGCAGTAGTTACTACTCCTTTTAATGAAGGATTAATAAATTCAAAGTGTGTTTCCTGTGGAAACTGTGTCTCAGTATGTCCAGTAGGTGCACTAACACCTAAAAAACAAAACTATAGACATTGGGAAACTAAGAGTGTCAAAACCACATGTTCATACTGTGGTGTAGGATGCCAAATGGACCTAATAGTAAAAGGTAACAAAGTTGTAGGTGTGGAGCCTTCTGAGGAAGGTCCAAATGATGGACTACTTTGTGTAAAGGGTAAATTCGCATATAAATTCATAAATCACCCAGATAGATTAAAGACTCCGTTGATTAAAAGAAATGGAAAGTTTGAAGAAGCAACATGGGATGAAGCATATAGGTATATTAGAAGAAAGGTAAATGAAACAAAAGAAGAAAGTGGTCCAGAAGCTTTTGCTGGATTAACATCTGCAAGGTGTACAAATGAAGAGAATTATTTATTCCAAAAGTTATTTAGGGCAGTAATAGGCACGAATAATGTTGATCACTGTGCACGACTCTGACATTCCTCTACAGTTGCAGGTCTTGCAACTACATTAGGTAGTGGTGCTATGACAAATAGCATAGGGGAAATAATAAATACAGATGCAATGTTTGTTATTGGTTCAAATACAACAGAGAATCATCCTGTTATAGGAACAAAGATGAAGCAGGCTATAAAAAGAGGAGCTAAGCTTATAGTAGCTGATCCTAGAAGGATTGAACTAGCAGATTATGCTGATGTTTATCTTCAAATAAAGCCTGGCACAAATATTGCACTATTAAATGGTATGATGAATGTAATTTTAGAAAAGGGATTGTATGACGAGACATTTATAGAAGAAAGATGCGAGAACTTTGAAGAATTAGTAAATGTAATTAAGGAATATACTCCTGAAAGAGCTGCAAAGATATGTGGAGTTGAGGCTGAAGATATAATTAAAGCTGCAACAATCTATGGTGAAGCTGAAAAAGCTGGAATATATTATACTATGGGCATAACTCAACATACTACAGGAACTAATGGAGTAATGAGTGTTTCAAACCTTGCCCTATTATGTGGTAATGTAGGAAAAGAAAGTGCAGGAGTTAACCCATTAAGAGGTCAGAATAACGTTCAAGGTGCCTGTGATATGGGAGGATTGCCAGGTGATCTACCTGGATATCAAAAGGTATTTAAGCCTGAAGTTATTGAGAAATTTGAGAAAGCTTGGAATTCAAAGTTGTCATCAAAAGTAGGTCTTACAATTCCTGAGATTATGGATGGGGCTGCTGATGGTAGCATTAAATTCCTATATATAATGGGAGAAAACCCAATGGTTTCTGACCCAGATATAAACCATGTAAAGCATGCTTTGGAAAGTGTTAACTTTTTAGTAGTTCAGGATATATTCATGACAGAAACAGCAGAATTTGCCGATGTGATACTTCCTGCTGCATCCTTTGCTGAGAAAGACGGTACCTTCTCTAATACTGAAAGAAGAGTACAGAGAGTAAGAAAGGCTATAGAGCCTGTTGGGGATGCTAAGCCAGATTGGAAGATAATTATGGATTTGATGAATTATCTTGGATATGAAAAGAAGTACTTACATCCATCAGAAGTAATGGATGAAATAGCTTCATTGACACCATCCTATGGTGGTATAAGTTATGATAGAATTGAGAAAGAAGGAATTCAATGGCCTTGTTTAGATAAGGAACATCCAGGAACTAAATATTTACACAAAGCAGCAATAGCAAGAGGAAAGGGCTTGTTTATGGCAGCTGAATATGTAGAAAGTGCAGAAATGCCAGATAGGGAATACCCATATGTATTTACTACGGGTAGAATCTTATACCATTATCATACAAGGACTATGACTGGTAAAGTTGAGGGGATAAATCAACTAGCACCGTCTTCATATGTAGAAATAAACGAAGAAACAGCAAATAGACTAGGGATTTCAGATGGAGATAGAGTAAAGCTAACATCTAGAAGAGGAGAAATTGAGACAGCTGCAAAGATTACAGAAATAATAGATGATGGTGTATTGTTTATGCCATTCCACTTCTCAGATGGAGCAGCAAATTATCTAACAAATCCTGCTAGGGATCCAATAGCAAAGATTTCAGAATTAAAAGTAGCAGCAGTTAAGATAGAGAAGATAGGTAATAGGTAA